The Leptospira johnsonii genome window below encodes:
- a CDS encoding TetR/AcrR family transcriptional regulator has product MPKIVNHEKYKAEILSKCVDILARRGYSAVSMREIATELDVSTGTLYHYFSTKEDIFKELVKFVLNKDIEELQVYSKGEDNQTIEKRVEALFTMVKDRETYFQNLLYIICDVSRLKNHEEEKQLIAEAMKEYVTIITKHLGITNPNLNRLLISIILGTVGQRIVDQESIKLDEVAEVVKDFMGVVLANTFTF; this is encoded by the coding sequence ATGCCCAAAATCGTAAACCACGAAAAATACAAAGCTGAGATTCTCTCCAAATGTGTGGATATTTTGGCCAGACGAGGGTATTCGGCAGTTTCCATGAGAGAAATCGCCACGGAATTGGATGTTTCCACCGGAACTCTCTACCACTACTTCTCCACTAAAGAAGATATATTTAAAGAACTCGTAAAGTTCGTATTAAATAAGGACATCGAAGAATTACAGGTCTATTCCAAAGGAGAGGACAACCAAACCATCGAAAAAAGGGTAGAAGCACTTTTCACAATGGTAAAGGACAGAGAAACCTATTTCCAAAATCTTCTCTATATCATCTGCGACGTTTCTAGATTAAAAAATCATGAAGAAGAAAAACAACTTATCGCAGAGGCGATGAAAGAGTACGTAACCATCATCACCAAACATCTGGGAATCACGAATCCAAACCTGAACAGACTTCTGATCAGCATTATTTTAGGAACCGTGGGTCAAAGGATCGTAGACCAAGAATCCATCAAACTGGATGAGGTTGCGGAAGTGGTGAAAGACTTTATGGGAGTCGTTCTCGCGAACACTTTTACATTCTAA